The window CCCGCGCATCGGTGCGCTGGCGGCCGCGCTGGACGAGTCCGGTCCGGTCGCGGCGGCGTCGCGCGACGTGACCCCGGTCCCGCCGGCGACGGGGCTCGCGATGACGGTGCTCGGGCTGCCGGTGCAGGTGCTGCGCGGGCTGCGGGTGCTGACATGGACGGCGTCGGTCGCGGCGGTGCTGCACGCGACCACGCTGCCGTTCCTGCCGGTGCTCCCCTGGCCGGCACTCGTGGTCGCGCTGCTGGTGTTCGTGACGCCGATCGGCAAGATGGCGCTGACGGTCGTGCTCGCCCGGCTGCTGCTCGTCGGGGTGCGGCCCGGCGACCACCCCCGTGGCGGTTCGGTGCACCTGCGGGTCTGGCTGGCGGAGCGGATCGCCGAGGCGGTCGACGGCCCCTCGACCGCCGGGGCGCCGTGGATCAGCTACTACGCCCGTGCACTGGGGGCGCGGATCGGCACCGACGTCGACCTGCACACGCTCCCGCCGGTCACCGGGATGCTCACGATCGGCAAGCGTGCGTCGATCGAGCCGGAGGTCGACCTCGCGGGGCACTGGGTGGACGGCGACGTGTTCCGACTGGGTCGGGTGCGCGTCGAGGACGACGCGGTCGTGCACAGCCGCACCACGCTGCTGCCCGGTGCGCACGTGGGCGCGGGCGCCGAGGTCGAGGCCGGTTCGGCCGTCGCCGGCCGGGTGCCCGCCGGGGAACGCTGGGCGGGTTCGCCCGCCGAACGCGTCGGCTCGGCCAGGCACAGCCGGGAGGCCCGTCCCCCGTCGCGTCGACGCTGGCTGCTGGCGTACGGGGCCGGCTCCGTGGCCGTGGCCGGGTTGCCGGTGATCGGTGTCGCGGTCGGGCTGCTGGTCGCCGCCGCCCTGGTCGGGCGCGCGCCGACGCTCGGTGACGCGGTCCTGCGCGCCCTCGCGACGGTGCCGCTCGCGACCGTGGTCGCCGGGGCCGTGTACGCCCTGCTCGTGGTGGGGTCGGTGCGGCTCCTGGGCATCGGGTTGCACGAGGGACGCCACCCCGTGCGCTCGCGCATCGGCTGGCAGGCGTGGTCGACGGAGCGGGTGCTCGACGCGGCCCGGACGCTGCTGTTCCCCCTGTACGCCTCGCTCGTGACGCCGGTGTGGCTGCGGCTGCTCGGAGCGAAGGTCGGCCGGAACACGGAGATCTCCACGGTCCTGCTCATCCCCGCGCTGACGCAGATCGCGTCCGGGGCGTTCCTGGCCGACGACACCATGGTCGCGACGTACGAGCTCGGCGGGGGCCGGGTGCGGATCGGCCGGTCGAAGGTGGGCAGGCGGGCCTTCCTCGGCAACAGCGGGATGACGGGCGCCGGACGCTCCGTACCGCGCGAAGCCCTGGTGGCGGTCCTGTCCGCCGTGCCGAAGAAGGCCAAGCGCGGGTCGTCGTGGCTCGGCTCGCCCCCGGTGCGGCTCCGCCGTGCGGCGACGCAGTTCGACGAGGAGCGCACCTTCCGTCCGCCGGTGCGGCTCAAGGTCGCCCGCGGCTGCTGGGAGCTGCTGCGGCTCGTGGCGCCGATGGTGTCCGCGGGCGTCGCCCTCGGTGTGGCCGGCACGCTGCTCGCCCTGTGGTCCGCGGTCGGTGTCGGGTGGACGGTGCTGCTCGCCGGGCCGGTGCTGATCGTCGCCGGCGCCGTCGCCGCGGTGGTGTCGACGATCGCGAAGTGGGTCTTCGTCGGCCGGATCACCGCCCGCGAGCACCCGCTGTGGTCGTCGTTCGTCTGGCGCAACGAGGTGCAGGACACCTTCGTCGAGACGGTCGCCCGGCCGTGGTTCGCCGAGCAGGCCACCGGCACCCCGGCCCTGGCGGCGTGGCTGCGGAGCCTCGGTGCGACGATCGGCCGCGGCACCTGGCTCGAGACCTACTGGCTCCCCGAGGCCGACCTCGTGACGATCGGCGCCGGCGCCTCGGTGGCGCGCGGGACCGTCGTGCAGACCCACCTGTTCCACGACCGCGTGATGCAGCTCGACGCCGTCCGGCTCGACGCCGGGGCGACCCTCGGCCCGCACAGCGTCGTCCTGCCCGCCGCGGGCATCGGCACGGGCGCGACGGTGGGTCCGGCCTCGCTCGTGATGCGCGGCGAGCAGGTGCCCACCGGGTCGCGGTGGTCCGGCAACCCCATCGCTCCGTGGACAGCCGAACCGGGCTCCGTGGCGGACTGACCGCCGCCATGGGGTTGACTGAGACCGTGCCGAACACCTCCGCTGCCGACCCGTACACCCCGCACAGCGGCGACCGACGCTGGAGCGCCGAGCACTACGACCTCCGCCTCGACTACCGCGTCGCCACGAACCGCCTCGACGGCACCGCGACGATCACCGCGCGCGCCCTCGAGCCGCTCGACAAGATCGTGGTCGACCTGCACGGCCTGAGCGTCGAGCGCGCCGACGTCGACGGTGCCCGCGCGAAGAAGGTGTCGAACGCCGTGCACAAGGTCACCGTCACCCCGGCGTCCCCGATCGCGGCCGGCACGACGTTCACCGTGCACCTGAAGTACCGCGGCAACCCGCGCCCCGTGCGCAGCGCCTGGGGCCAGGTCGGGTGGGAGGAGCTCACCGACGGCGTCATCGTCGCGGCCCAGCCGACCGGGGCACCCTCGTGGTTCCCGTGCAACGACCGACCGGACGACAAGGCGACCTACCGGTTCGAGATCGCCGCCGAGGCCGCGTACGACGTCCTGGCGAACGGCGACCTCCTCGGCAAGGAACGCGACCGGATCGGCACCCGCTGGACCTACGCCACCACCGAGCCGATGGCGACGTACCTGGCGACGGTGCAGATCGGCCGGTACCGCACGACGAGGCTCCGCGGCGCCGTCGTCCCCGTCACCCTGCACCACCCCTCCGACCTGGCGACCGCCGCGAAGACCGACTTCGGTCAGGTGCCGGAGATGCTCGCGCTGTTCTCCGACCGCTTCGGCCCGTACCCGTTCGCGGCGTACGGCGTCGTGGTCACCGACGACGAGCTCGAGATCCCGCTCGAAGCCCACGGGCTGGCGGTGTTCGGCCGCAACCACGTCGACGGCGAGCACGGCACCGACCGGCTCATCGCGCACGAGCTCGCCCACCAGTGGTTCGGCAACTCGGTGACGGTCGCGCGCTGGCAGGACATCTGGCTGCACGAGGGGTTCGCCTGCTACGCCGAGTGGCTCTGGTCCGAGGAACGCGGTGGCGACACCGCCGACACGCTCGCGGCGGAGTACCGGCAGGGCCTGCTCGACCAGCCCGAGGACCTCGTCGTCGGGGACCCCGGCGCGAAGGACATGTTCGACGACCGCGTCTACAAGCGCGGCGCCCTCGCCCTGCACGCCGTCCGCCGCACGTTCGGCGACGACGCGTTCTTCGCCGGGCTCCGGAGCATCACCGAACGGCACCGGCACGGTTCGGTGACGGTGCCCGACGTGCTCGGGGCGTTCGCGGACGCCGCCGGCCGTCCCGTCGCGGACGTCCGTGCGGTCACCGGCCCGTGGATCGACGAGGCGTCGGTTCCGGCGCTGCTCGCGCCCCGCGTCGACTAGCGGGCTCCGCTGCCCGGCCGGCTAGCCCGCCAGTTCGCCGTCGGCCGGGTCGCAGCTGACCTCGGACCACACCGCGTCGAGCGACAGTCCGACCACACCCGCGACGGCTGCGATGGTCGAGAACGCCGGCGTCGCGATGCGCCCGGTCTCGATCTTGCGGAGCGTCTCGGGCGAGATCCCGGCGGCGAGGGCGGTGTCGACGATAGACCGTGGACCACGGGCACGACGGAGCAGCGCACCGAGGCGGCGGCCGCGCGCGACCTCGTCGGGGCTGAGCGGGAGACGGACCATCCCCACATAGTAATACCGGTATGATCATCCGCGTGATCGAGATCCTGACGCCCGCCGAGGTCGACAAGGCCCGCGCCACCGGAGCCCTCGTGGGCACCATCCTGCAGACCCTGCGCGAACGCACCCGCGTCGGCACGAACCTGCTCGAGATCGACCGGTGGGCGAAGCAGATGATCGAGGACGCCGGTGCCGACTCCTGCTACGTCGACTACGCCCCCTCGTTCGGCCGCGGTCCGTTCGGCCACCACATCTGCACCGCCGTGAACGACGCCGTGCTGCACGGGCTGCCGCACGACCGGGCCCTCGCCGACGGCGACCTGCTCACCCTCGACCTCGCGGTGTCCCTGGACGGCATCGCCGCCGACGCCGCGGTGAGCTTCGTCGTCGGCACCCCGCGCGACGAGGACCTCGCCCTCATCGACGCCACCGAGCGCGCCCTCGCCGCCGGGATCGCCGCTGCCGGCCCCGGTGCGCGCACCGGCGACCTGTCGCACGCGATCGGCACCGTGCTCGAGGCCGCGGGCTACCCGGTCAACGTCGAGTTCGGCGGCCACGGCATCGGTTCGACCATGCACCAGGACCCACACGTGTCGAACACCGGCCGCGCGGGTCGCGGCTACACGCTCCGGCCGGGGCTCCTGCTCGCGCTCGAGCCGTGGGTGATGGCCGACACCGACGTGCTCGTCACCGACCCCGACGGCTGGACGCTCCGCAGCGCCACCGGAGCCCGGACGGCCCACACCGAGCACACCATCGCGATCACCGAGGACGGCGTAGCGGTGCTCACGCTCCCCCGCTGACCGTCCCCTCGACCACGACGGGCAGTCCGCCGGCCGCGACGACGAGCACCAGGTCGGCTGCCGGTCGGAGGACCGTGACGGCGTGGTCGACCCCCTCGAAGCGCGCGGACCCGGCCGCGACGTCGACGTCCACCGCGATCGGGTCGACTCGCAGGCCCCGGCCGTCGCGTTTCAGCACGGCCTCCTTCGCCGCCCAGCAGGCCGCGAGCAGGCCGACGTCACCCGCCGAACGACCGCGTTCACCGGACGTGAAGGCGTCGAGCGGCGCTGCGGCGACGCGGGACACGCGCTCGACGTCGAAGCCGACCATGCCGGGAGCGACGGCGATGGCGACTGCTCCGGTCGTGCGCGACAGGCTGACGCCGTAGCCGGTGCCGTGCACCGTGGCCCACGGACGACCGTGGTCGGTCCCGCGGCAGTGCGGGCAGACGCGCCCCGCGCGCACCTCGGCCGTCTCGGAACCGGACGCCGACGCGACGGCGGCGACCAGGGCCTCCCGGTCGGCAGCGCGGTCCGGACCGGGCGCGCACAGCGTCACGACGACGGTCTGGAGGCCCGACTCACCCACGCACGCAGCCTACGGTGCGCGGGTGGTCGGTCCAGAGCCGTGTCGCTACGCGTGCGTGAGCGCGATGAGTGCGACGTTCATGGTGCTGTAGAGACCCTCGGATCGGGTCGCCTGGCGGACGCGTCCGCGCAGCACCTCGTAGCGGCCGTCGTGCTCGCGCACGAAGCCGATCACGCCGGTCGCCGGCGTCGACACGCGGTGGTAGCCGTCCTCGAGCGGGACGACCTCGGTACTCGTGGTTCGCTCCATTGCTGTTCCCTTCCGTTCGTCGTCGAACAGTGCCGCCAGCATACCCCGGCTCGGGGGACAAGACACCCATGGATCGGCTTGTCCACAGGGTTCACCGGGAGTCTGTCCGTGCGCTCCGGGGCCTGGATAGACTCCGGGCGACGGCGCACACAGGGCGCGGTTCGGAGCGGTGTCGACGGCGCCGACCGGTGACGGACGGAGGACGGATGCGAACGGTCCAGCACGGATCGGGCACAGGCGGGTCGAGCACGGAACGGGGGACAGCGCGGCTCTGGGGTCGCGTCACGGCGGCGGTCGTGGCGATGCTGATCGTCCTGGCTCCGGCAGCGACCGCGCAGGCCACGGCACCCGTCGACCTGGGTGGTGCGTACGTCCTCGACGAAGCCGACGCCCTCAGTTCGTCGCAGCAGGCGCAGGTCGAACAGGCGGTGCAGGACCTGTACGCCGAGACCCAGACGCAGCTGTACGTGGTGTTCGTGCCGACGTTCACCGATCCGACGGACCACACCGCATGGGGCTCCGCGGTCATGGACCGGAACCAGATCGACACGGACGGCATCCTGCTGTCCGTCGCGGTCGACGAGCGCAACTACGACGTCCAGCAGACCAACGAGACCGCCATCTCCGAGTCCGACGTGCAGAGCGCCGTGAACGACGCACTGCTCCCCGAGCTGAAGCAGGGCGACTGGTCCGGCGCGGCCGTGGCGTTCGCGAACGGCCTGACCGACACCCAGGCGCCGCCGGATCTGACCTGGCTCTGGATCCTGCTGCTCGTCATCGTCGTCGGCCTGGTGGTCGTCGTGCTCGTCATCCGCGCCCGCAACAAGCGCAGGACCGCCGCGGCCACCAAAGCGCAGCAGGAGTCCCTCGCCGACCTCGAACGCACCGCGGGCGGAGCGCTCGTCACCATCGACGACGAACTCCGCACCGCCGAGCAAGAGGTCGGGTTCGCCACGGCGCAGTTCGGTCCCGACGCCGCGAAGCCCTTCGCCGACGCCGTCGCCGCCGCACAGCAGGCCGTGCGCAAGGCCTTCACGTTCCGGCAGCAGCTCGACGATGAGATCCCCGACTCCCCCCAGCAGCGTGCCGACTGGGCGAACCAGATCATCGCGATCTGCCAGCAGGCGCACGCCTCGATCGAGGCGCAGACCGAGGCCTTCGACCAGCTCCGGTCGCTCGAGGACGGCGTCGACGACGCAGCGGTCGCACTGGCCCCGGCCGTGGCGGCCGCCCCGGCGTCGGTCGGCGCGGCAGCAGCAGCCCTCGACCGCGTCCGGTCGCGGTACACCGGGCGCACCCTCGCCACCGTGTCCGACAACGTCGACCAGGCCCACCAGGTCCTCGCCTACGCCACCGAGCGCTCGAACGCGGCCACCGCGGCGATCGCCGCGGGCGACAAGGGCGAGGCAGTGGTCGCCGTGCGTGACGCGCAGCACGCACTGGCGCAGGTGCAGCAGCTCACGAACGGCGCGATCGCCGCCGAGGGATCGTTCGCCGAGGCCACGGCGCGCGCCGAGGCGATGCGCATCGACATCGAGGGCGACGTCTCGGCGGCCCGGACGCTGACCGTCGGCGGTCCCGACCTCGCCGCCGCCGTCACGCGGGCGCAGACCGTGCTCCGACAGGGCCTCGACCCCAAGGACCCGGTCGCCGCGGTCGACGCCCTCACCAAGGCGAACACGGAGATCGACCAGGCCATCGCCGCAGCCCGCGGTGCCGAGGAGCAGCAGCGCCGGGCGTCCCGAGCGCTCGACGACGCCCTGCGCGACGCCCGGAACCGGATCAGCCAGGCGCGGGAGTACATCTCGCTGCACCGCGGGGGCATCGGGCCGACCGCCCGCACCCGGTTGTCCGAGGCCGAACGCGCCCTCGACGACGCCGTGCAGCTCGCCACGACCGATCCCGGACAGGCCCTGCAGGCCGCACGCGCCGCAGAGCAGTACGCGGCCGCCGCGATGGACGCCGCGAACGGCGACATGGGCGGCTGGGGTGGCGGTGGCGGCGGCTTCGGCGGCGGCGGCGGCAACGGGGCACAGCTCGGCGGCCTCGTCACCGGCATCGTGCTCGGCGGCCTGCTCGGCGGCCGCGGCGGCAGCTTCGGCGGCGGTTCCTTCGGGGGCGGCGGCGGGGGCTTCGGTGGCGGAGGCGGCTTCGGTGGTGGGGGCGGCGGAGGCGGCGGAGGCGGGTTCTCCGGCGGCGGCCGCTTCTGACCCCGCCCCAGCCGACGAACAGACCACACCCGACGAACCGAACCCGACAGACCAGACTCACCACGTCAGACCTTCCAGGAAAGGGAACAGCAATGGCAAAGCAGACGATCTTCGGCCGCATCTCCACCCTCGTGCGGGCGAACATCAACCAGCTCATCGACGACGCCGAGGACCCGCAGAAGATGCTGGACCAGCTCGTGCGCGACTACACGAACAACATCGCCGACGCGAAGACGGCGATCGCGCAGACCATCGGCAACGTGCGCCTGCTCGAGCAGGACCACGAAGAGGACAAGCGCGCCTCGACCGAGTGGGGCCAGAAGGCGGCCAGCGCGTCCTCCGCCGCGGACAAGTACCGCGCCGAGGGCAAGACGGCCGAGGCGGACAAGTTCGACAACCTCGCCAAGATCGCGATCGGCAAGCAGATCGCCGCCGAGCAGGAGGTCAAGGACGCCGAGCCGAACCTCGCCTCGCAGAACGAAGCCGTGGAGAAGCTCAAGACCGGGCTCGCCGGCATGGAGCAGAAGCTCGAGGAACTCCGGGCGAAGCGCGACAACCTCGTCGCCCGCTCCAAGACGGCCGAAGCGCAGTCCAAGGTCAACGACGCGCTCGGCAACATCGACGTGCTCGACCCGACGAGCGACCTCGGTCGCTTCGAGGAGAAGGTCCGTCGTGAAGAAGCGAAGGTCCTCGGGCAGCAGGAGCTGCAGTCGTCGAGCCTCGACGCCCAGTTCGAGAGCCTCGAGGACGTCGGCAAGGACGCCGAGGTCGAAGCACGACTCGCCGCGCTGAAGTCCGGCGGCTCGTCGAGCCTCTGACCTTCCCGGACGACGCCGGACCCCACCTGACAGACTGAGACGATGCAGTTCCTCGTGGTCGGTCAGTGGCAGGGTTCGGCGTCGTCGCGCGCGATGCGCCTCGGGGACGGAGCGACCGCGATCGCGGCCGACCTCCCCCGAGCGTCCACCACCGTGGTCGACGTCCCCACCGGAGCCGGCGACCGCCTCGAGACGGCCGTCGCCCGCTACACCTCCGTGCTCGCCGTCGCCGACCGCGTGGCAGCGGAGACCGGCGTCGCCAGCGAACCGGTCCTCGTCGTCGGCGGGGACGGCGCGATCGTCCTCGGCGCGACCGTGGGCCTCGGCCCCGACACCGCGTTCGTGCGGATCGCCGGGTCCAGCGGGTACCGACCGCTCAACCGTGCGCAACCCGTCGCCGCCGAGACCGCAGCCCTGCGGATCCTCGTCGACCGCGCCGACGAGCTGTTCCCCGCACTGCCCGTGCTCCCCGCGTCATCGGTCGTGGTCGCGGGGGTCCGGGGTCTCGACGACGCCGAGGAAGCAGCGCTCGACCGAGCCGGGATCACCCGGCTCGACGTCGACGCCGCCACCCCGGACGCCCTCGCCGCCGCCGTCGACGCCACCGGAGCCACGTCGGTGTTCGTGCACGTCGACCTCGACGTCCTCGACCCGTCCGAGGTCGACGGCCTGCTCGAACCCGTGCCGTTCGGACTCGACGGCGCCGGTCTGGTCGAGCGGATCCAGGCCGCGACCCGCGGCCGGCGCCTCGCCGGCGCCGCGCTCACCGGATTCGCTCCCGTCGACCCGGACCGTGCAGTGGACGACCTCGGCGTGATCCTGCGCGTCGTCGGGGCGTTGACCAGCGCCTCCCGGGTGGCCTGAGAACCGACCCGGCGCGCCGGGCACACCCCATGCCGGTCCGCGTACGCTCGGCCACATGACGGACTACGACCTCATCGTGATCGGCGCCGGCGCAGTCGGCGAGAACGTGGCGGACTACGCCCACAAGCGCGGCCTGGCGGTCGCGATCGTGGAGTCCGAACTGGTCGGCGGCGAGTGCTCCTACTGGGCGTGCATGCCGTCGAAGGCACTGTTGCGCAGCGGCCACGCCCTGGCCGCGGCGAAGCGCCTGGACGGTGCGAAGCAGGCCGTCACCGGCGAACTCGACGCGGCCCACGTGCTCGCGCGCCGCAACTCGTTCACCTCGGACTGGAAGGACGACGGCCAGGTGTCCTGGCTCGAGTCCGCCGACATCGCCCTGATCCGCGGCCACGCCCGCATCACCGGCGAGAAGACGATCGAGGTCGGCGGCGAGACGCACACGGCCCGCGCCGCCGTCGCGGTCGTGACCGGATCGCTGCACGCCCTGCCGGACGTGCCGGGACTCGCCGACGCGAAGCCGTGGGGCACGCGCGAGGGCACCAGCGCCCAGCAGGTGCCGGAGAGCCTGCTCGTGATCGGCGGCGGCGTCGCCGGCTCCGAGCTCGCCACCGCCTGGGCATCGCTCGGTGCGAAGGTCACCCTCGTCGCCCGCCACGGGCTGCTCGGCGGCATGGAGCCGTTCGCCGGCGAGCTCGTCACCGACGCGCTCCGCGAACTCGGCGTCGACGTCCGCACCGGTGTGAGCCCCGTGCGGGTCGACCGCGACGAGCACGGGCTCGTCACCACCACACTCGACGACGACACCACCGTCATCACGAGCGAGGTCCTGGCCGCCACCGGCCGTACCCCGCACACCGCCGACCTGGGGCTCGAGTCCGTCGGGCTCACCGCCGGTGACTGGCTCGAGGTCGACGACACGATGCTCGTGCACGGCACCGACTGGCTGTACGCCGTCGGCGACGCCAACCACCGCGCGCTCCTCACCCACCAAGGCAAGTACCAGGCCCGCGCAGCCGGCGAGGCCATCGCTGCCCGGTACCAGGGCACGCCGCTGCACACCGAGCCGTGGGGCGCCCACGTCGCGACGGCCGACCACGCCGCGGTCCCCCAGGTCACCTTCACCGACCCCGAGGTCGCGAGCGTCGGCCTGACCGAGCAGGCCGCCCGCGAGCAGGGGCTGAACGTCCGTGCCGTGGAGTACGACCTCGGCGGGGTCGCGGGGTCCGCACTGCAGGCCGACGGGTACACCGGGCGGGCCAAGATGGTCGTCGACGAGGACCGAGGGGTCGTCGTCGGGGTCACCTTCGTCGGCCAGGACGTCGCCGAGATGCTGCACGCGGCGACGATCGCGGTCGTCGGCGAGGTCCCGGTCGACCGCCTCTGGCACGCGGTGCCGGCCTACCCGACCATGAACGAGGTCTGGCTCCGCCTGCTCGAGACCTACGGTCGCCCGGAGTAGGGGTGCGCAACCCGCTCCTGGACTCCCCGGTGTCCCGCGCGGGCTGGCTGTTCGCGACCGCGGTCGGCCTCGCGGTGGGCCTACCGTTGTCGACCGGGCCCGTCCGGGTCGTCGACGGGTTGATCGTCTGCACGGGGCTGCCGCGGTGGGTGTTCCGCCGCGGTGGCACCTGCGTGGGCTCGGTCTACCTGACCCGCGACAACGACGGGCCCAAGGTGCTCCGGCACGAGCGGGTGCACGTCGCGCAGTGGCGGCGGTACGGCATGCTCATGCCCGTGCTGTACGCCGCCGCCGGCCGTGATCCGCTCCGCAACCGCTTCGAGGTCGAGGCCGGCCTGGAGGACGGCGGCTACCGCTGAGCCCCTGCGTCGGCGAGGACGAGGGCTCTCCCTGCCGCCGAGGTTCCACGACATGCCGCGTACGTCCCGCCGAGGTTCCACGGGCGGCCCGTGGGCGCGGTGAGATGCCGAGATTTCGGAACCTCGGGGAACCGGGCCGGGCGGGGCGCGGCGCGGCGGGGCGGGGCGCGGCGCGGCGTCGTCAGGCTGCGGCGGGGCGACGCGGGACGATCAGGGGTGTGCCGGTCTCGGGGTCGGGGACGACCACGCACGGCAGACCGAAGACGTCCTCGACCAGGTCGGCGGTGAGCACGGACGACGGCGGCCCCGCGGCCACGATCGACCCCTGGCGCATCGCGATGAGGTGGGTGGCGTAGCGCGCCGCCTGGTTCAGGTCGTGCAGCACCGCGACGACCGTCCGGCCCGCGGCGTGCAGCGCGGAGGCCAGTTCGAGCACGTCGTACTGGTGGGCGATGTCGAGGAACGTCGTGGGCTCGTCGAGGAGCACGATGTCGGTCTCCTGCGCCAGGACCATCGCGATCCACACCCGTTGCCGCTGCCCGCCGGAGAGCTCGTCGACGCTGCGGTCGGCCAGGTCGAGGGTCTCGGTCTGCTCGAGGGCGGCCTGCACGGCCCGCCGGTCGGACCCGGAGGACGGGTGCAGCAGGTCCTGGTGCGGGAAGCGCCCGCGGGACACCAGGTCGCGGACGGTGATGCCGTCGGGGGCGATCGGCGTCTGCGGGAGCATGCCGACCCGTCGGGCCACGGCCTTCGGACGGTAGGAGTCGATCGGCGCGCCGTCGAGGTACACGGTGCC of the Curtobacterium sp. TC1 genome contains:
- a CDS encoding ABC transporter ATP-binding protein, with product MGVRGLTLAYDDRIVVDALDVDVPDGELTVIVGPNACGKSTLLKSFARTLKPRAGTVYLDGAPIDSYRPKAVARRVGMLPQTPIAPDGITVRDLVSRGRFPHQDLLHPSSGSDRRAVQAALEQTETLDLADRSVDELSGGQRQRVWIAMVLAQETDIVLLDEPTTFLDIAHQYDVLELASALHAAGRTVVAVLHDLNQAARYATHLIAMRQGSIVAAGPPSSVLTADLVEDVFGLPCVVVPDPETGTPLIVPRRPAAA
- a CDS encoding dihydrolipoyl dehydrogenase family protein, whose protein sequence is MTDYDLIVIGAGAVGENVADYAHKRGLAVAIVESELVGGECSYWACMPSKALLRSGHALAAAKRLDGAKQAVTGELDAAHVLARRNSFTSDWKDDGQVSWLESADIALIRGHARITGEKTIEVGGETHTARAAVAVVTGSLHALPDVPGLADAKPWGTREGTSAQQVPESLLVIGGGVAGSELATAWASLGAKVTLVARHGLLGGMEPFAGELVTDALRELGVDVRTGVSPVRVDRDEHGLVTTTLDDDTTVITSEVLAATGRTPHTADLGLESVGLTAGDWLEVDDTMLVHGTDWLYAVGDANHRALLTHQGKYQARAAGEAIAARYQGTPLHTEPWGAHVATADHAAVPQVTFTDPEVASVGLTEQAAREQGLNVRAVEYDLGGVAGSALQADGYTGRAKMVVDEDRGVVVGVTFVGQDVAEMLHAATIAVVGEVPVDRLWHAVPAYPTMNEVWLRLLETYGRPE
- a CDS encoding Fe-S oxidoreductase, yielding MRNPLLDSPVSRAGWLFATAVGLAVGLPLSTGPVRVVDGLIVCTGLPRWVFRRGGTCVGSVYLTRDNDGPKVLRHERVHVAQWRRYGMLMPVLYAAAGRDPLRNRFEVEAGLEDGGYR